The segment tttttgggGCTCAGCAGCattattttcattgtatggaaaagagcaacattaatattctgctaaatatcttctttttgctTCCACATAAGAAAGAAATTATTTCAGATCTACAATCATATGTGTGTGAAAGGACGACAGAAcatgagtgaactattcctttaataatcccCAAAACATTGTCATCCGTGTGTGTTACTGAATTCTTTCATTCAACATAAATCATAAAGAAAACACACTTTAAAGTGCTGTGGCTCCTGTACAGTACCTGTAATACTCTAGAACTGGTTGTGTTTGTCTCGCATAGTCCTTGAGTCTCCTGGACACAGTTTCAGGACTGTCATCGTCTCTCTGGACCAGCGGTTCTCCTGTGACATCATCAAGACCCTGTGCGCAAACATACATGACATCACTGCAGGCCTCCACCACAAAGAGCCCACTTTCAAATGTGTCTTAATCACCCAAATAAAGCTACCGTATCTCAAGAATTCATGTACTGAAAGTGCCAACAAACTTTGGCAGTCGCTGATAAGTTCCAGAGCTGAACTGAGGTGACCTTGAGGGACACAGTTTTGTGTTGATATAAGCTTGAGCTGTATTTGAGCAACACTGACAAACACGGTTTCACACTGGGCTTGTGTTGTATTAGTTTAACAAATGCTCAACTGCTGTGCCACTAAAACCAAACTCACTGGCTTTGTGGCAGtagaaaaaagtacatttttatcaCATCTTGGATATAAACACCTATTCTTTGTTTGGTTTTACTTTGTATAAAACACGAAGTTAAACTATCTTTTAAAGTGCAGCAAAAACTATTTAAGCAACATTTTTCTGGCctcgtgactttttttctctctctctctctgacagtgTTTGATAAATGGACAGGAACTCCATTACTTCCTCTACCTGCTCCAGTTTTATTGCATGGATGAGAGCAAAGTTCCTTGAATAAACTCCTTCGTAAACAGAAGTGTTCATATCTGTCTTGAGTACCAGGTTGTGAAATAGCATGACCTACTTCCCCCACAGGAGCTCTTTGGACTCCTTACAAGTTTAACACAGATTTGTGTCAGTGCTTCAAtgctttgtttttacttttacagctctaattattattattacttaatacttttattttattacacagtaTTTAAAGAAAGactatttctgtgtgtgttcgtgtgtataCACATATCTACATACACATATAGTAGCctatatttcaatattatatataaagtacTAGAACGTTTCTACAGTAAGTAGACACTTTAAAATCTGTACTTGCTAATACAAATACAATATGGACGTTTTatgagtgctgtcaaacgattaatcgcgattaattgcatccaaaataaagtaaaatgtgtaatatatgagtgtgtactgtgcatatttattctgtatatataaatgcaaacacatgcatgtatatatttaagaaaaatatgttatgcttatatattaaataaatatttatatatattgtaaaatatgagaatatgaatatataaatgtataaatgtattcgatatatatactgtatgtttgtgtatttacatatacataataaataaacagtacatgtacatatataatgtaaacaaaaaacttttattttgatgcgatacatcgcgattaatcgttctactttttattgaaataaaaatccaATTAAGTGTCCCTGAATGTTTCTTTACACACTATTAAGGTCAAATTActtgtttgttgttttaatttttcttgtttaaaaaaaaataattaaaacattaaaacaaacgatgttttattttaaagtacattttagatcattatttaaatatttttttgttgttctttaaagaagtgcatttattttgatgtgttgactaacaaactaaatcacatttaaagtgcTCGATTATAATTTCACCTGTTGCGTTATTACGTTATTATAATTTGATATTACATGAAAAGTGAACATATTTTAAGCATATgaaattgcaactttttaaatgacattaaagtatattttaggcTTGTCATTGCATTCTGCAgttcactttaaccatattttaaagacaagtaataataaaattacatataaagatgtacttaagttaattttaagttaagttcatacttctaaaatatattatttgcataACAAGTTGCTCATATTAAAAGAAGTGTCCTTCTTTTTCGAACTTTTAAGGCATTCTGGATGAATTAACTCCATTTCAGCACAAAAACCAATTACTAATAACTAAACAATATCTACTTAAACAATCCAGTTTAACCAAGCCAAGATTAATGTCTTTTTAGAAAAAACATATCTCTTTTATGCCTTATTCATAAAACTCTTTAAGTTTGTTTCCAAAATCTGTTTTAATGAAGAATGGATTTTCACACCATTTTTTGCCGTGTAGTTTGCCGTTTTCGTATGAACAGGAGTGTTCGACTTCCTGCGTCTACGGTTTAATTATCTACAGTTTTATAAAGTGATGTTAAACGTGATTGAGGAAATGATCTGGAATGTAAAAGGATCAGAGGACTCACTGGTTTCTTAGGTGGGTTGAAGTCTATATTATAGACCCTGCCGCTGGGAAGGTGCACCCAGCGAGAGGTCAGGCGCTCCCGGATCGTCTGGGAAGGCACGTCCAGGTTTATAACAGAGTCCACATCATACACGCTGTCCAGGGCATCGGCCTGAGCCACAGTACGAGGAAACCCTGTCGGGACAATATGAAAGAGACCACGATTAAACTGCATAATCCATCATCAACATGGCTCGGGGCGAGCGGGGTGAGAGTTACCGTCCAGAAGCCAGCTGGTCTGCTCCAGACCCCTCAGACTGGACAGGACGAGGCGAGAGATGACATCATCAGGAACCAGCTGACCCTGATCGATACACGACTTCATCAGGAGACCCAAATCTGCACATAAGGTGCATAAGAGCTCATCAGTTTTCAgtaaggacaaaaaaaaattcagacaatgaaaaataaattaaaaaataaattaataatacatttaatttaaaaaacattaaattgcaattcatttattattaattaataataacatatttacaGGCATATGATGCATTTGCCAATCatcacaaaaaatacaaatatataaaaaaaatatgtttgtgtttattatttggcTAAAGAATCATAACCTTAGCTATTAACCCTCAAAACTCCAATGACAATGAAGTGTGACCACTACAGTGAGCTTGTTGTAACAGATATATAAACATCTAGTGGCTCTGCGCATtgtaaaaactttttaataatcGTCCTTTGACCCACTGACCCACACTTCTGGTAAGTGTTAAATATTTCTGGCCTATAATAACAAGGTTTGGAATCATTTGAAAGAGATTAATACTTTTCCTTGCCATCAAAGGaatttattacataatatattgcataaaatataattacataaatacatttttcaaataaacaagttattttaaatgtataatattgtttcaacaataatactgttttactgtattaaaaaacaattaaaaagtctTCCCAACCCAAATGTTTAAGCAGCAGTTACTTTTttctgcaataatatttcacagtttacgTAAATAGTTCTGCGAtggacaatatattttttttaaagtacagaTAATTAATCTATCCCAATTAATATGAGCTCGAAAAATCTGCATGTATACATATTATTCATAAATACTTTTGGAATAAGCAGTTCTTGAAATATAAAATCACCTGTGGAAAATCAGAAATGAATATTCtttcatcgtttactcacccaaGAACACAAGaagtgaaaaatgttttttgtccaCACAGTGGAAGTTAATGATAAAATTAACTGTTCGTTCACCAGCATTCTTCCAAATGTCTTCTTACACAGAACTCATGCAGGTTTTGACATGAGGGCGACTAAACGcttgacatttttgggtgaactgtccctttaaggtctTACTTTACGTTGTAACTGTACACTTTAAGGTGCATATAACTCACAGTTTAAATATTTCTCTCCTTCTAAATTAATATGCAGTCTATATGATTCATATGTTGGTCATATGCTGTATCTGGTCTAGTCTGACTGTGGTAGGTAAAACTGCACACCAGAAAACTTATGATACACACATTACcccactgtcacacacacacacacacacacacagcatctggCATCCATTAGTGCTTACTGCtacaataacattatttatagAGCTCAGATTAGAGATGAACACAGTACAACTTTGCAACCGTTTGAATTGCGGAGCACACTTGAATGCACGGCAGGCTTGGGCTTCAGTGTGACTTGTAGCCAAATCATTTGTAGTAAACAGTCTTAGACATGTTTAGTATGCAAAGCACATTCTTTGAAGAAAGACGTCGCCTTTAAAAGCTAAAGTACAAACATCTGAAAATACCAGAGAGTCTATGCATAACAAACAAGAGTACAAGCCCCAGCAGAAACCCAGAGCTCGACTCTAATGTTTCTCCAGACAGCGCTAGAAGACAGAGCTGGATGTCACACATCAAGCGGGCGTGGAAACTATCAGCGGAACTCTCTCATCGTTAACTCTTTcgtgcatttatataaaaaaaacaactacaacacAAATGTGCGAATAGTAAAGCCAGTGACCCGTCTAAGTCTTCCCAATCGCTGTTATCTTTGGGCATCACACGCCAGAGCTCACTTGAAAAGCGCGATGCTTCAAAACTGCTGTCTAGAAAGAAAAGGTAGCGCACTACGCTTTGAGACACAACCCAAGTGAAAACCTGTAATTATAGTCTAACTCCTGTTTTCAGGCATAAAACCGAAGCTGAAGTTTTgcagccattttttatttatctaacaaAGCTGCGTTTAACCCTTTCAGTAAACTGAACTCCGCTCGCAGCGAACACAAAAGCTTCGGTTATTTAATCGTTTATGTGAATTAACCCTGAGATGGCACGAGAGGACGGAGCTGGAGCTGTGTTACCTGTCTTGGCCTCGATGTTGGCCCGCAGCATGTCTCCACTGGAGAGATGCTTCAGAGCGAAACTCTGCGCTATCCGGCTGGACACGGTCCCCTTCCCCGAGCCCGGGGCCCCCATGATCACCGCGCGGAACACGGTCTGCAGACCCATGCTTCTCCTGCTCACTGCTTCAGAGTGTGGTCAGATTAATATCTCTTCTTCACAGCTGCAGTCCTGGGAGGTCTGGGATCTGCAGATTGACTGTAGGGATGTGGAGTCCGCTGGAAGTCCTCTCTGGAGTCAGAACGACTCATACGCAACTCCACTTTTACTCCCAGATTAAGCCCGTCCTTTTCTAACGCACGCGCGACGCGCCTCACATTACAGGAAGTGTTTAAAGCTCAAGTGGGCGAGTGAGGACACTTACAGTAGTGCGCACTACATTACTCATGTATTATTTCATCTCTTTTGGAGAGGTTTTCAATCTTTGAAGTTCCCAGGAACCTGCATCTAGATCCGAAGACCGCCCAAAGATAGATTTTCTTAAAGTAGAACTTTAATTGAAAACACTGTTACATTATTATACAATGCTTGCATTAGttaactgctattttttttaaatatatttttagaacactcaaaaacaaaataaataaactcacttaaataaataatagcctaatttaatgtgttatttatatattctatatattaatgtagctaaattatttaataataatttaataaaatatttatagagTTCATATTAACAGAGTTATTAgtgaaattaaaactattaaacacattttattttatttaataaaaaaatgaagtgaaataaagctgacatttttaaaaaatgatttttttatattctaatttcacatttatttttaaatacgaTAATTAGATaatgaaagaaaatcatattacaatataaaaaatattaaattgatattaaaatataaaataatattttataacaaaatattttatttatttgaattaacaataactgaaataaaaccaaaattgaaGCATTAAGATTGCtggaaactgagaaaaaaaactgatttatatataagagatttaaaaataacaaaaactaataaaaatgaccaaatcatataacaaaattacaaataataaaggaaaactgaaaatataaaaataaaatttaaaatttaattgaatatatcaataaaattaattgtatataaatatcagtttacattgcattagtaaatgctgaaaaatacaaatgaaagcaTGCTTAAGCCTTAGGTATATACTGGCTCTACTTGTAAATACTGTTTCTTGGTATTATTACTTTATTGAAATAAGTCAACCTAATGTGAAAAACAGAACCGCACAGAATGCTGCTCAGTTATTATGTAATGTGGATATTATGTAACATGTAAGTTGGTACAAATAGATCTGCTCTAATAGGATTGGAGATGGAAACGTTATCTCAGCTTGATTAAATCTGCACCAAATGTAGTGACATGTTTCATGGTGCAGATGTTCCCCTCCCAATCACAGGAGAGCCCTTTCACACCTCAACTCTTGAATCATCATCTATCAGCTGACTAATGACTGACAGGAGGAGGTCTTTAGTAAGATAAAGGAGATAAGAATGGAGATTCATTCTCTCCCGAGGGGCTCTAGAACAACAGCTCCTTCAACACAATGAGACAAAGACAGGATTTGGAAACCCATGAAGATGTTAatcatagatatatatatatatatatatatatatatggatgttaATGATCAGTGGTAAGACAATGATGTGCTTATGCTGTTTATTAAGTGAATAGCTGAAACTAGAAATGTATAAGGTGTGATTTACACTTTCAGTTTGAATTTAGAATGAGTATTAAAAAAGTTATAGGTTATCACTTCCCGTTTGGTTATTCTGTGGTAATAGCGCCTCCTTGTGATCAAAGTAGCACAGTAAACATCCCATCTTTCAGACGATAAAGCGAAAGTGGCTCAGTGTAAACACTACTCTGTAAAATCATGTAGATATCACATATTACAGAATCTCAGGTGCGATTTGGTTGacctaaaatattgtaaatattatatacaatattttacatcaatgtatataatataatataatatattttttcaggtattttataacatataaaacacatattatgtggagaatacaaataaatagcatatatatgtttgtatatatttttgtcttcGCCTAAATGCTTAAATGGATATTCTCAGTAACATATGTTcagtataaaattattatatttaaattattttaataatttttatcatAGAAACATCAGGCAGCCTATCTTATTACATGTCtacaacagttttttatttatttttattttttattttatcgttTTAGATATTTTTTCCGATTATCTGCacgattgcaaatgtgatattgattttataaaaacagtttaaaaacatgAAGTTATATACAATATTACCAGCATCGTCTGGTTTTGAGTGAACCAATAGTTTAATTGACCTATGATAACTATTAATGATCTTTTATGTGGCAGTTTACACACTGCTTTTACGCAGTTTGTCCACAAGGCGGCTTCCTCTAATCAAATATGAACAAAAGAAACATAATTTGCCGTCACGATGACGTCTGAAACAGAAGGATGCTCATCATCCCTCATAAAATCTGTCTTATAATAAAGCTTATGAACATCTGACTTGTAAATCTAACATTTAACTGTTTAAAGTTAGCTGAAATTAGGCTCTACCTgacctaaatatttattttatcatacatGGCTATGATATAGGTCTTACAACTTAAATGTGGTTTGAGGCATATAAAATGGTTATAAACCatacaaaattagtttttttttgaaaatctaaaaatgcacacACTTTTCTGTCCACATAAACCATAAGAACTAACGTGTGTGTGgagaatatattaaaaacatatttacactgCATGTCCACAGTTCGTCCACAAGGTGGCCAATTCTAATCTAATTAGAATTGAGCGCTCAGCCTAGAAAATATTGACATTAGGCCTATTTACCATCACCAGGATGATTGGTCATAGTTCATAAGTCTGTGATTAACGTAACTTTATAAGGTTAAACTTTAAGGCTGCTTAACAGAAGGCGGATGTTGTTGATCACACAAGGTGTGTCTTAGCCTATTATAAGCCTTATGAACATCTGACTTAATAAGACTGATCACATGCTTCAGAATCAACTCTTGGTTGGAACTTAAATAGGCTAGCTATCAATCTACCAAAAATTATTCGAATTAGAAGACTCAAAGTAATTTTGAATCTAATGTTTAAAGTCACTGCACTGAAACAATCTTTTCTTTTTAGGCTATTATTCAAGATTCttctattttttacttttaagggataatccaccccaaaatgaaactgttgtcattaatcacttacccccatgtcgttccaaacccgtaaaagctttggtcatcttcagaacacaatttaagatattttggatgaaaaccgggaggcttgtgactgacAAACAGTcttaaggtccagaaaagtatgaaagcgtcgtcagaatactccatctgccatcagtgtttcaaccataaCATTATGAAACGACGAGAATAATGTttgtaagtgaaaaaaaaactaaaataacgactttattcaacactTAATTTGTTTTGTGTCTCTCCATGTCACCGTAGCCCTATTTTGGTGAACATCCGCTGAACGCAAGCAGTGtgcactcttctgtgtcagccgcgctgcACTGATGCGCTGTTTTCCTTCAGATCAAAccgtaaatacatgtagaaaacgTATCATTGTGGCtcggctgacacagaagaatgTACGCAGCTTGTGTTCAGTGATGCCGAGGTGATGCCGAGGGACaaagaggagacaaattgttaaataaagtcgttatttttgttttcttcacgtaCAGAAAGTATTGTCGTTCATAAAGTCacagttgaatcactgatggcagatagaCTATTCTTCTGAGAATGTCtctcatacttttctggacctttgCAATCTATGCGACAGTCACAAGCcaccggttttcatccaaaatatcttaaattgttttctaaagacgaacaaagcttttacaggtttggaatgacatggaggtaagtgattaatgaccaaattttaattttggcatggagtatccctttaactgacAGTTATTTAGAGATGACATCATCTTCAGACTGAAACCTGGCTGTGATGCCTATCCATTGTTTTGCAATTTCGTGGTTTCCGGCGACAGTGTTCCTCTCCCGTCTTTTGTTTTTAACACTTGCCCGGCTCTCGTGTCCTGGTAATGATGTCATCACAACCCTTATCCTTTCACTGGTGTCCATGGCAGCATATGTTTCCACTGACTCAGCCTGATGAAACTGATTCATACTCAGCCCTTATTATGAACTCTGTGAGAAGGTGAGCAAGAAATACATGTGGAAGTAGCCTACATGACAGTTgggaacgaaaaaaaaaaaaacattcctgggAGGATTCAGACAGGTCTGATACGGAAGGTTTCACAGAAAAACAACTTCCATTTAGTTCTGTTCTGTTCAGGTGGAATTCAAAGAAAGATAACCAAGCCTCAGGGTTAGGTGACACTCAGACATATTCAAGTACATTCCAGAGCTTTTCTTTCACCAATGAGATAAAATTAGTCAGCCAAGGTACAGGAAGTTCTGTTGCTTGCAAAAAAGAGCAGTGGATTACTGAGCACTAACTGTTTTGTGTTGCAATGATGTTTTTATCTATTGTTGGATTTGTGCATCAATTAATGCTTCGTGAACTGTATTgacttatttcatattttaaataaagttttgtgAGGGATAGCAGAAAGCAGATGAAAATGATGCTGTGAGGGATAAACTTGTATTATTTACACTGGCATGCACTTTATAAAAGCCCTAGATCATATCATTTTACAACTCGCAactgttttgtgatgtttttgtctaCTGAACTTCTCCAGAAAGATGTTTTTTTAGCTGAACAAATGGTATGCTGTTAAACAACATTACAATCCATTGAACACTTTTACTTCtgtccctcacagccttgttttcatttcTGTCAACAATCAAACATGGTGCTAACCTGATTAAAATCTGGCCTGATTAGCCAAGTGCCcctacaaattaattaaatatattatacaaacacCTCACGTTTAATGGTTTTAGAATTGTAGATTGCATTTAAAAGATCACACTTTTAAGAAAACATTTGCAATTGGCTTGTAAAAGCCGTGTTCTGTTTTTCGCTTTTAAATGAATgggttgagtgaataattcagcGACTCACTCATTTTCGCCACCTCCTGGTGTAATGATGCAACCTGTTGTATAATGAAATGTAATCGGTCACTACTTAAATAAATCATCAGTTACAGCttgcatttttattgtcataaaaCATTTCCAGAGAGAGATAGACTGATGCAGcaactgtgatatatttttttgtgtcttCACACTGTACTCATTCACTATAAGCTAGTCTTTGTTCATAACGAACTATTTGTGAATTAGTCATGTTTAGTAAAATGTAATTGCAACTATAAGTTGTCAGTCTATTCTATATGTTTTTTGTTGTCTATTTTACTTCTAAAGCTCAGAGAAACTAAAAGCCCCTTTCATTTATCCAAATGTGCGAGATTTATAGTGCCAACTAAACTAGTTGGTTCCCAAGCAAGCATCCTACGTACTTACTTCAGCTgctatattataaatattctgtGCTTCTCCATTACCTGCTTGTCTCTCACAACCAAGAACAGAAACCGCCTCCAAACATTTGTAAACATCTGTGAAATCGGCAAAGCTGCCAGACAAAGTCACATTTTATTCTATGAACACGAAAGGCCCAGGAAATGATGTGGGACAGCTCACACATCCTCCTCCAGCACACCCAGCTGCTTCTGTCATGCATCAAACACATGTAGTCACGATGCTCTACCAACAGTACAGTGAATCATTCAGACCGGAGGCCATCGGTTTACTGAACAGAGCAATCAGAAGATCACGAGAGCATTGCATGTAACATCAGTTGACTTCTGAGATGAGAGTAATTAGACAATTCAATAC is part of the Carassius auratus strain Wakin chromosome 10, ASM336829v1, whole genome shotgun sequence genome and harbors:
- the LOC113109668 gene encoding GTP:AMP phosphotransferase AK3, mitochondrial; its protein translation is MGLQTVFRAVIMGAPGSGKGTVSSRIAQSFALKHLSSGDMLRANIEAKTDLGLLMKSCIDQGQLVPDDVISRLVLSSLRGLEQTSWLLDGFPRTVAQADALDSVYDVDSVINLDVPSQTIRERLTSRWVHLPSGRVYNIDFNPPKKPGLDDVTGEPLVQRDDDSPETVSRRLKDYARQTQPVLEYYRSKGVLETFSGTETNKIWPHVHAFLTRKIPGNQQALGKA